In Daucus carota subsp. sativus chromosome 4, DH1 v3.0, whole genome shotgun sequence, one DNA window encodes the following:
- the LOC108217910 gene encoding uncharacterized protein LOC108217910 isoform X1, with amino-acid sequence MRCCLRESWLVILRIRFLFLFSPKISLVLSLHLLVELTVKLPEYSIVQDPEFSDEFGSDYLVGYSSTDENYNPSMDVESESDVVEQRQLKASKVIPKEYVSLGSPECICSKCNARLWKVERTNKNVTKGILLFSICCKKGDLRLPPTPPTPEYLLQLYNNKETAADFQRSIWLYNIMFSFTSTGGNVDNSIHNGRGPYIYRLNGQNHHVFR; translated from the exons ATGAGATGTTGTTTGAGAGAATCATGGCTAGTCATCTTGAGAATCCGattcctcttcctcttctccCCAAAGATTTCACTTGTATTATCACTGCATCTACTAGTGGAATTGACCGTGAAATTGCCAG AGTATTCTATTGTTCAAGATCCTGAGTTTTCTGATGAATTTGGCAGTGACTACTTAGTTG GTTATTCCAGCACTGATGAAAACTACAACCCTTCAATGGATGTAGAATCTGAAAGTG ATGTTGTAGAGCAAAGACAATTAAAGGCTTCCAAAGTTATACCAAAGGAATATGTTAGCCTTGGTAGTCCCGAATGTATATGTTCAAAATGCAATGCGCGCCTTTGGAAAGTTGAACGCACAAATAAGAATGTTACCAAAGGAATTCTATTATTCTCAATATGCTGTAAAAAGGGTGATCTTAGGCTTCCCCCTACTCCTCCAACTCCCGAGTACTTGCTGCAATTGTATAATAACAAAGAAACCGCAGCTGACTTTCAGCGTAGCATCTGGTTATACAATATCATGTTTTCTTTTACGTCAACTGGTGGAAATGTTGACAACTCTATACACAATGGCAGAGGTCCTTATATTTATAGATTGAACGGACAGAATCATCATGTCTTTAGGTAG
- the LOC108217910 gene encoding uncharacterized protein LOC108217910 isoform X2, with protein MSSQNLQKNKYQADDDIEYSIVQDPEFSDEFGSDYLVGYSSTDENYNPSMDVESESDVVEQRQLKASKVIPKEYVSLGSPECICSKCNARLWKVERTNKNVTKGILLFSICCKKGDLRLPPTPPTPEYLLQLYNNKETAADFQRSIWLYNIMFSFTSTGGNVDNSIHNGRGPYIYRLNGQNHHVFR; from the exons ATGTCATCTCAAAATcttcaaaaaaacaaatatcaGGCAGACGATGACATTG AGTATTCTATTGTTCAAGATCCTGAGTTTTCTGATGAATTTGGCAGTGACTACTTAGTTG GTTATTCCAGCACTGATGAAAACTACAACCCTTCAATGGATGTAGAATCTGAAAGTG ATGTTGTAGAGCAAAGACAATTAAAGGCTTCCAAAGTTATACCAAAGGAATATGTTAGCCTTGGTAGTCCCGAATGTATATGTTCAAAATGCAATGCGCGCCTTTGGAAAGTTGAACGCACAAATAAGAATGTTACCAAAGGAATTCTATTATTCTCAATATGCTGTAAAAAGGGTGATCTTAGGCTTCCCCCTACTCCTCCAACTCCCGAGTACTTGCTGCAATTGTATAATAACAAAGAAACCGCAGCTGACTTTCAGCGTAGCATCTGGTTATACAATATCATGTTTTCTTTTACGTCAACTGGTGGAAATGTTGACAACTCTATACACAATGGCAGAGGTCCTTATATTTATAGATTGAACGGACAGAATCATCATGTCTTTAGGTAG
- the LOC108217045 gene encoding berberine bridge enzyme-like 24 has protein sequence MKSSVSICFVLLMLTISCASSAAVSKDKNPPKKFLKCINRYSPEISGLVYTPQNSSFIPVLNSTINNLRFEKPDTPKPLVIIRPVNESQIQTVIRCSKKYGLEMRIRSGGHSFEGLSYVSHVPFVVLDIINLKLFSFDAETETAWIGSGLTNGELYYRIGQKSDTLGFPSGLFANVGVGGILSGGGYGIMMRKHGLAADHVIDARLIDAYGRILDRKSMGEDWFWAIRGGGGGSFGVVLSWKVKLIKVPKIVTVYKVFRTIEQNLTSIFYKYQEVAPRLPKELEIKADGQCVLSNASARADKKTMTFLFEALYLGRADGMLSAMEGQFPELGVKREDCFEVSWIQAMVYMSGFPLFTPPEILLDLTVLPRPAFKSNNDYTEVPIPVEGLEGIWDLMYELPPTKVTLQFTPYGGRMDEVSESALPFPYRAGTWFKFNRFAETDTDEAIRMKWIKKLAKYLTPYVTKNPRSAYVNYVDLTMGTNNPKGITSYKRASKWGKRYFKNNFDRLVKIKSVVDPENFFRHEQSIPPIPAGKF, from the coding sequence ATGAAGAGTAGCGTTTCCATTTGTTTTGTGTTGTTGATGTTAACAATCTCATGTGCATCATCAGCTGCCGTATCAAAAGATAAAAATCCTCCGAAAAAATTCCTCAAGTGCATCAACCGTTACTCTCCTGAGATTTCCGGCCTTGTATACACCCCTCAAAATTCTTCCTTCATTCCAGTCTTGAACTCCACCATCAATAATTTGCGTTTTGAAAAACCTGACACACCGAAACCTCTAGTCATTATAAGGCCAGTAAACGAATCGCAGATCCAAACCGTGATTCGGTGCTCCAAGAAATATGGCCTGGAAATGAGGATTCGGAGTGGTGGTCATAGCTTCGAGGGCCTTTCTTATGTTTCGCATGTCCCTTTCGTTGTACTCGATATTATTAATCTCAAGTTATTTAGCTTTGATGCTGAAACCGAGACTGCGTGGATCGGTTCGGGTTTGACTAATGGTGAACTTTACTACAGGATCGGACAGAAGAGTGATACTCTTGGATTTCCATCTGGTTTATTTGCGAATGTTGGTGTGGGAGGGATTTTAAGTGGAGGGGGTTATGGTATAATGATGCGAAAACACGGGCTTGCTGCAGATCACGTCATCGATGCTCGGTTGATCGATGCCTATGGGAGGATTTTGGATAGGAAATCAATGGGAGAAGATTGGTTTTGGGCTATTAGAGGAGGTGGCGGTGGTAGCTTTGGAGTTGTTCTTTCCTGGAAAGTAAAACTAATTAAAGTTCCGAAAATTGTGACCGTTTACAAAGTTTTCAGAACAATAGAGCAAAATTTGACAAGCATTTTCTACAAGTACCAAGAAGTTGCACCGAGGCTCCCGAAAGAGCTTGAAATCAAGGCGGATGGACAGTGTGTCCTGAGCAATGCAAGTGCTAGAGCCGATAAGAAAACGATGACCTTCTTATTCGAGGCCTTATACTTGGGCCGAGCTGATGGGATGCTCTCCGCGATGGAAGGCCAGTTCCCGGAGCTTGGTGTGAAACGAGAAGATTGTTTTGAAGTAAGCTGGATTCAGGCCATGGTGTACATGTCAGGATTTCCTTTGTTCACGCCTCCTGAAATATTGCTAGACTTGACAGTTCTACCTCGACCCGCTTTCAAATCGAATAATGACTACACTGAAGTACCAATTCCAGTAGAAGGGCTAGAAGGTATATGGGATCTCATGTATGAACTGCCTCCAACAAAAGTAACTTTGCAGTTTACACCTTATGGAGGAAGAATGGATGAAGTTTCGGAGTCTGCACTGCCGTTTCCTTATAGAGCTGGAACCTGGTTCAAGTTTAACCGGTTTGCAGAAACGGATACAGATGAAGCTATTCGCATGAAATGGATCAAAAAGTTGGCAAAATATTTGACTCCTTATGTTACCAAGAATCCGAGAAGTGCATATGTTAATTATGTTGACCTAACCATGGGGACGAACAACCCCAAAGGCATCACAAGCTACAAACGGGCAAGTAAATGGGGAAAACGCTACTTCAAGAACAATTTTGACAGGTTGGTTAAAATCAAATCAGTGGTGGATCCTGAAAATTTCTTTAGACATGAGCAAAGTATCCCTCCTATTCCTGCCGGAAAATTTTAA